A region of Arabidopsis thaliana chromosome 5, partial sequence DNA encodes the following proteins:
- a CDS encoding Protein kinase superfamily protein: MNNSILITRQEDAPYKPDDVFLINCGETDVPFDNHGRTWTQEEKNILPKNSDNASFSSVVSYKEESGIPQVPYMTARIFRSDFTYSFPVSPGWKFLRLYFYPTSYKSGFDAVNSFVSVTVNDFTLLQNFSADLTVKASIPESKSLIKEFIVPVYLTLNLTFRPSNNSLAFVNGIEIVSMPDRFYSKGGFDDLITNVGSLIDFEIDNSTASETVHRLNVGGHMVDEVNDSGMFRRWLSDDYEFLIGGVSPYMPDVNISYTEKTPAYVAPAYVYSTCRMMGNAQDTYLNLNFNLTWLFTVDAGFSYLVRLHFFEKYLNKANQRVFSIFLGNQMAREEMDVIRLSGGPRIPIYLDFRIYVGSESGPRPDLRLDLHPLVKDNPEYYEAILNGVEILKLNNSGNLAIIQDNELKPNPPLSSNLTPNHVTQQIKGKSSHLLVKIFIAVGPGTGLATFVVVLMLWMRQMKRKNRKEERVVMFKKLLNMYTYAELKKITKSFSYIIGKGGFGTVYGGNLSNGRKVAVKVLKDLKGSAEDFINEVASMSQTSHVNIVSLLGFCFEGSKRAIVYEFLENGSLDQFMSRNKSLTQDVTTLYGIALGIARGLEYLHYGCKTRIVHFDIKPQNILLDGNLCPKVSDFGLAKLCEKRESVLSLMDTRGTIGYIAPEVFSRMYGRVSHKSDVYSFGMLVIDMIGARSKEIVETVDSAASSTYFPDWIYKDLEDGEQTWIFGDEITKEEKEIAKKMIVVGLWCIQPCPSDRPSMNRVVEMMEGSLDALEIPPKPSMHISTEVITESSSLSDGGEDV; this comes from the exons ATGAATAATTCGATTCTAATAACTCGTCAAGAAGATG CGCCATACAAGCCAGACGATGTTTTTCTCATCAACTGTGGAGAAACCGATGTCCCCTTCGACAACCACGGTCGAACTTGGACGCAGGAGGAGAAGAATATTCTTCCGAAGAATTCAGACAACGCGTCGTTCTCTTCAGTTGTATCATACAAAGAAGAATCAGGGATTCCTCAAGTGCCTTACATGACTGCTCGGATTTTCCGATCTGATTTCACGTACAGTTTTCCAGTCTCTCCCGGCTGGAAATTCCTCCGCTTATACTTTTACCCTACAAGTTACAAATCCGGTTTTGACGCCGTTAACTCCTTCGTCTCCGTCACCGTCAATGATTTCACTCTCTTGCAAAACTTCAGCGCCGATTTAACAGTAAAGGCTTCAATACcagaatcaaaatctctaatcAAAGAATTCATCGTTCCGGTTTACCTGACTCTGAATCTCACGTTCAGGCCGTCTAATAATTCGTTAGCTTTTGTTAACGGAATCGAGATTGTCTCCATGCCTGACCGGTTTTACTCAAAGGGAGGATTTGACGACCTTATAACTAACGTCGGTAGTTTAATTGACTTCGAGATAGACAACTCCACTGCTTCCGAGACCGTTCACAGGTTAAACGTAGGTGGACATATGGTGGACGAGGTCAACGATTCAGGGATGTTCCGACGGTGGCTTTCTGATGATTATGAGTTCTTAATTGGTGGAGTCAGTCCATATATGCCAGATGTAAATATCAGCTACACTGAGAAAACTCCCGCGTATGTTGCGCCAGCTTACGTGTACTCCACGTGTCGCATGATGGGGAACGCCCAAGACACTTATCTAAACCTGAATTTCAACCTGACCTGGCTCTTTACAGTCGATGCCGGGTTTAGTTACCTTGTGAGGCTTCATTTCTTTGAGAAGTACCTGAACAAAGCCAATCAACGcgtcttctccatcttccttGGAAATCAGATGGCTAGGGAAGAGATGGACGTGATTCGGTTGAGTGGTGGTCCTCGGATTCCGATTTATCTAGATTTCAGAATATATGTTGGTTCCGAAAGTGGGCCCAGACCTGATCTACGACTTGACTTGCATCCTCTGGTGAAGGATAATCCAGAGTATTATGAAGCTATTCTGAATGGTGTAGAGATTCTCAAGCTAAACAACTCAGGTAATCTCGCTATCATCCAAGACAATGaactaaaaccaaatcctCCACTATCATCGAACTTGACACCAAACCATGTAACGCAGCAGATCAAAGGTAAGTCTTCACATCTTCTGGTGAAAATCTTCATAGCCGTTGGTCCCGGAACTGGGCTGGCGACTTTCGTTGTTGTTCTCATGTTGTGGATGCGtcagatgaagaggaagaataGGAAGGAAGAAAGGGTCGTCATGTTCAAGAAACTACTGAATATGTACACTTATGCAGaactaaagaaaattacaaagtCATTTTCTTACATAATTGGGAAAGGAGGATTTGGAACTGTTTATGGAGGAAACCTTAGTAATGGTCGTAAGGTTgcagtaaaagttttgaaagatttgaagGGAAGTGCTGAAGATTTCATCAATGAAGTTGCAAGCATGAGCCAAACATCTCATGTGAacattgtttctcttcttggTTTCTGCTTCGAAGGGTCTAAGAGAGCCATTGTGTATGAGTTTTTGGAGAATGGGTCTCTCGATCAGTTCATGTCTAGAAATAAGTCATTGACACAGGATGTAACAACACTATATGGAATCGCGCTAGGCATCGCTCGGGGATTGGAGTATTTGCATTATGGCTGCAAAACAAGAATTGTGCATTTCGACATTAAACCTCAGAATATTCTGTTAGATGGCAATCTTTGTCCTAAAGTCTCAGACTTTGGCCTTGCTAAGCTTtgtgagaaaagagaaagtgtATTGTCATTGATGGACACAAGAGGAACTATAGGTTACATTGCACCAGAGGTCTTCTCAAGAATGTATGGCAGAGTCTCACATAAGTCTGATGTGTATAGCTTTGGAATGCTTGTCATCGACATGATTGGAGCAAGGAGCAAAGAAATAGTAGAAACTGTTGATTCCGCCGCTAGTTCAACTTACTTTCCAGATTGGATTTATAAGGATCTTGAGGATGGAGAACAAACATGGATATTTGGTGATGAaataaccaaagaagaaaaagagattgcTAAGAAGATGATTGTGGTAGGACTCTGGTGTATCCAACCATGCCCATCAGATCGTCCATCGATGAATAGAGTCGTTGAAATGATGGAAGGAAGTTTAGATGCTCTTGAAATTCCTCCAAAACCTTCTATGCATATCTCCACTGAGGTTATTACCgaatcttcttcactctctgaTGGCGGGGAAGATGTATAA
- a CDS encoding Protein kinase superfamily protein (Protein kinase superfamily protein; FUNCTIONS IN: kinase activity; INVOLVED IN: protein amino acid phosphorylation; LOCATED IN: endomembrane system; EXPRESSED IN: 13 plant structures; EXPRESSED DURING: 9 growth stages; CONTAINS InterPro DOMAIN/s: Protein kinase, ATP binding site (InterPro:IPR017441), Malectin/receptor-like protein kinase (InterPro:IPR021720), Protein kinase, catalytic domain (InterPro:IPR000719), Serine-threonine/tyrosine-protein kinase (InterPro:IPR001245), Protein kinase-like domain (InterPro:IPR011009), Serine/threonine-protein kinase, active site (InterPro:IPR008271); BEST Arabidopsis thaliana protein match is: Malectin/receptor-like protein kinase family protein (TAIR:AT5G39020.1); Has 115892 Blast hits to 114373 proteins in 4327 species: Archae - 137; Bacteria - 12603; Metazoa - 43642; Fungi - 9860; Plants - 32580; Viruses - 298; Other Eukaryotes - 16772 (source: NCBI BLink).): MICFILFVFSFLVSVSATAPYKPDDVFLINCGETDVPFDNHGRTWTQEEKNILPKNSDNASFSSVVSYKEESGIPQVPYMTARIFRSDFTYSFPVSPGWKFLRLYFYPTSYKSGFDAVNSFVSVTVNDFTLLQNFSADLTVKASIPESKSLIKEFIVPVYLTLNLTFRPSNNSLAFVNGIEIVSMPDRFYSKGGFDDLITNVGSLIDFEIDNSTASETVHRLNVGGHMVDEVNDSGMFRRWLSDDYEFLIGGVSPYMPDVNISYTEKTPAYVAPAYVYSTCRMMGNAQDTYLNLNFNLTWLFTVDAGFSYLVRLHFFEKYLNKANQRVFSIFLGNQMAREEMDVIRLSGGPRIPIYLDFRIYVGSESGPRPDLRLDLHPLVKDNPEYYEAILNGVEILKLNNSGNLAIIQDNELKPNPPLSSNLTPNHVTQQIKGKSSHLLVKIFIAVGPGTGLATFVVVLMLWMRQMKRKNRKEERVVMFKKLLNMYTYAELKKITKSFSYIIGKGGFGTVYGGNLSNGRKVAVKVLKDLKGSAEDFINEVASMSQTSHVNIVSLLGFCFEGSKRAIVYEFLENGSLDQFMSRNKSLTQDVTTLYGIALGIARGLEYLHYGCKTRIVHFDIKPQNILLDGNLCPKVSDFGLAKLCEKRESVLSLMDTRGTIGYIAPEVFSRMYGRVSHKSDVYSFGMLVIDMIGARSKEIVETVDSAASSTYFPDWIYKDLEDGEQTWIFGDEITKEEKEIAKKMIVVGLWCIQPCPSDRPSMNRVVEMMEGSLDALEIPPKPSMHISTEVITESSSLSDGGEDV, translated from the coding sequence atgatctgtttcattttgtttgttttctcttttctcgtTTCCGTCTCCGCAACAGCGCCATACAAGCCAGACGATGTTTTTCTCATCAACTGTGGAGAAACCGATGTCCCCTTCGACAACCACGGTCGAACTTGGACGCAGGAGGAGAAGAATATTCTTCCGAAGAATTCAGACAACGCGTCGTTCTCTTCAGTTGTATCATACAAAGAAGAATCAGGGATTCCTCAAGTGCCTTACATGACTGCTCGGATTTTCCGATCTGATTTCACGTACAGTTTTCCAGTCTCTCCCGGCTGGAAATTCCTCCGCTTATACTTTTACCCTACAAGTTACAAATCCGGTTTTGACGCCGTTAACTCCTTCGTCTCCGTCACCGTCAATGATTTCACTCTCTTGCAAAACTTCAGCGCCGATTTAACAGTAAAGGCTTCAATACcagaatcaaaatctctaatcAAAGAATTCATCGTTCCGGTTTACCTGACTCTGAATCTCACGTTCAGGCCGTCTAATAATTCGTTAGCTTTTGTTAACGGAATCGAGATTGTCTCCATGCCTGACCGGTTTTACTCAAAGGGAGGATTTGACGACCTTATAACTAACGTCGGTAGTTTAATTGACTTCGAGATAGACAACTCCACTGCTTCCGAGACCGTTCACAGGTTAAACGTAGGTGGACATATGGTGGACGAGGTCAACGATTCAGGGATGTTCCGACGGTGGCTTTCTGATGATTATGAGTTCTTAATTGGTGGAGTCAGTCCATATATGCCAGATGTAAATATCAGCTACACTGAGAAAACTCCCGCGTATGTTGCGCCAGCTTACGTGTACTCCACGTGTCGCATGATGGGGAACGCCCAAGACACTTATCTAAACCTGAATTTCAACCTGACCTGGCTCTTTACAGTCGATGCCGGGTTTAGTTACCTTGTGAGGCTTCATTTCTTTGAGAAGTACCTGAACAAAGCCAATCAACGcgtcttctccatcttccttGGAAATCAGATGGCTAGGGAAGAGATGGACGTGATTCGGTTGAGTGGTGGTCCTCGGATTCCGATTTATCTAGATTTCAGAATATATGTTGGTTCCGAAAGTGGGCCCAGACCTGATCTACGACTTGACTTGCATCCTCTGGTGAAGGATAATCCAGAGTATTATGAAGCTATTCTGAATGGTGTAGAGATTCTCAAGCTAAACAACTCAGGTAATCTCGCTATCATCCAAGACAATGaactaaaaccaaatcctCCACTATCATCGAACTTGACACCAAACCATGTAACGCAGCAGATCAAAGGTAAGTCTTCACATCTTCTGGTGAAAATCTTCATAGCCGTTGGTCCCGGAACTGGGCTGGCGACTTTCGTTGTTGTTCTCATGTTGTGGATGCGtcagatgaagaggaagaataGGAAGGAAGAAAGGGTCGTCATGTTCAAGAAACTACTGAATATGTACACTTATGCAGaactaaagaaaattacaaagtCATTTTCTTACATAATTGGGAAAGGAGGATTTGGAACTGTTTATGGAGGAAACCTTAGTAATGGTCGTAAGGTTgcagtaaaagttttgaaagatttgaagGGAAGTGCTGAAGATTTCATCAATGAAGTTGCAAGCATGAGCCAAACATCTCATGTGAacattgtttctcttcttggTTTCTGCTTCGAAGGGTCTAAGAGAGCCATTGTGTATGAGTTTTTGGAGAATGGGTCTCTCGATCAGTTCATGTCTAGAAATAAGTCATTGACACAGGATGTAACAACACTATATGGAATCGCGCTAGGCATCGCTCGGGGATTGGAGTATTTGCATTATGGCTGCAAAACAAGAATTGTGCATTTCGACATTAAACCTCAGAATATTCTGTTAGATGGCAATCTTTGTCCTAAAGTCTCAGACTTTGGCCTTGCTAAGCTTtgtgagaaaagagaaagtgtATTGTCATTGATGGACACAAGAGGAACTATAGGTTACATTGCACCAGAGGTCTTCTCAAGAATGTATGGCAGAGTCTCACATAAGTCTGATGTGTATAGCTTTGGAATGCTTGTCATCGACATGATTGGAGCAAGGAGCAAAGAAATAGTAGAAACTGTTGATTCCGCCGCTAGTTCAACTTACTTTCCAGATTGGATTTATAAGGATCTTGAGGATGGAGAACAAACATGGATATTTGGTGATGAaataaccaaagaagaaaaagagattgcTAAGAAGATGATTGTGGTAGGACTCTGGTGTATCCAACCATGCCCATCAGATCGTCCATCGATGAATAGAGTCGTTGAAATGATGGAAGGAAGTTTAGATGCTCTTGAAATTCCTCCAAAACCTTCTATGCATATCTCCACTGAGGTTATTACCgaatcttcttcactctctgaTGGCGGGGAAGATGTATAA